From Phragmites australis chromosome 5, lpPhrAust1.1, whole genome shotgun sequence, a single genomic window includes:
- the LOC133919196 gene encoding ribosome biogenesis protein BRX1 homolog 1-like, translated as MAKKRKRTDAPAEAASAEKPDEPAPSRPERTLFGFKDPPAPAPDAEPASADGGAVAPPAAAPFRNKEKVLVTCSRRITYRYRHLMQDVVSLLPHAKKDSKVESKQSKGNALNELLELRSCSSCLFFECRKQKDLYLWMVKSPGGPSVKFLVNAVHTMEELKLTGNHLKGSRPLLTFSINFEEQPHWKLVKEMLTQVFATPKDHRKAKPFHDHVFVFSIVDGHVWFRSYQISVPHNEIDKVDKGGLDKMTLIEVGPRFCLNPIKIFGGSFGGPTLYENPYYISPNQIRALEKRKKAGKYAKKVKAKVRRKMHEMENTLEPDEFADMWKGD; from the exons ATGGCGAAGAAGCGGAAGCGCACCGACGCCCCCGCAGAGGCGGCCAGCGCCGAGAAGCCAGACGAGCCCGCGCCGTCGCGCCCGGAACGTACGCTCTTCGGCTTCAAGGACCCGCCCGCCCCGGCTCCCGACGCCGAACCTGCCTCCGCGGACGGTGGGGCCGTGgcaccgccggcggcggcgccgttcCGCAACAAGGAGAAGGTGCTCGTGACCTGCTCCCGCCGCATCACGTACAG GTATCGGCATCTGATGCAGGACGTGGTGTCGCTGCTCCCGCACGCGAAGAAGGACAGCAAGGTCGAGTCGAAGCAGAGCAAGGGTAACGCGCTGAACGAGCTGCTCGAGCTCAGGAGCTGCTCCAGCTGCCTCTTCTTCGAG TGCAGAAAACAGAAGGATCTTTACCTTTGGATGGTCAAGTCCCCTGGAGGACCATCTGTGAAATTTCTGGTTAATGCTG TTCACACTATGGAGGAGTTGAAGCTCACTGGCAACCATCTGAAAGGGTCCCGCCCACTTCTAACTTTTTCGATTAATTTTGAGGAGCAACCTCACTGGAAGCTTGTGAAGGAAATGCTAACTCAG GTATTTGCTACTCCAAAAGATCATCGAAAAGCAAAACCTTTCCATGATCATGTGTTTGTCTTCTCCATCGTGGATGGCCATGTTTGGTTTCGTAGTTACCAG ATTTCTGTTCCCCACAATGAGATTGACAAAGTTGATAAAGGTGGTCTGGATAAGATGACACTTATTGAG GTTGGCCCCAGGTTCTGTTTGAATCCAATCAAAATATTTGGTGGTAGTTTCGGTGGCCCTACATTGTACGAGAACCCATACTATATTTCTCCCAATCAG ATCCGCGCACTAGAAAAGCGGAAGAAGGCAGGCAAGTACGCTAAGAAAGTGAAGGCCAAGGTGAGGAGGAAGATGCACGAGATGGAGAACACCCTGGAGCCAGATGAATTTGCTGATATGTGGAAAGGGGACTAG
- the LOC133919194 gene encoding large ribosomal subunit protein eL6x-like — translation MAPTSKLSLGIKRASRSHAYHRRGLWAIKAKHGGAFPKAEKPAAAAEPKFYPADDVKPRTPSTRKPNPTKLRSTITPGTVLILLAGRFMGKRVVFLKQLKSGLLLVSGPFKINGVPIRRVNQTYVIATSTKVDISSVDVAKFDDKYFARDKKKKAKKTEGELFETEKEASKSLPDFKKDDQKALDAALIKAIDAVPELKTYLSARFSLRDGDKPHEMVF, via the exons ATGGCTCCGACGTCGAAGCTGTCGCTGGGCATCAAGCGCGCCTCGCGGTCGCACGCGTACCACCGCCGGGGGCTGTGGGCCATCAAGGCCAAGCACGGCGGCGCCTTCCCCAAGGCCGAgaagcccgccgccgccgcggaacCCAAGTTCTACCCTGCCGACGACGTCAAGCCCCGCACCCCCAGCACCCGCAAGCCCAATCCCACCAAGCTCAG GTCGACCATCACCCCCGGGACGGTGCTGATCCTGCTCGCGGGGCGCTTCATGGGGAAGAGAGTGGTGTTCCTCAAGCAGCTCAAGTCCGGCCTGCTCCTCGTCTCCG GGCCTTTCAAGATCAATGGAGTGCCGATCCGCCGTGTGAACCAGACCTACGTCATTGCCACTTCAACAAAGGTTGACATCTCTAGTGTTGATGTGGCAAAGTTCGATGACAAGTACTTTGCCagggacaagaagaagaaggcgaagAAGACGGAGGGTGAACTTTTTGAGACAGAGAAGGAG GCATCCAAATCTCTGCCCGACTTCAAGAAGGATGACCAGAAGGCCCTGGACGCTGCTCTGATCAAGGCTATCGACGCTGTCCCAGAACTGAAAACCTATCTTAGTGCCCGGTTCTCTCTCAGGGACGGCGATAAGCCCCATGAGATGGTGTTCTAA
- the LOC133919197 gene encoding uncharacterized protein LOC133919197: MWKLNPFGGKVQSGLEGRTIDVGNVKITVRNVIAQGGFSCVYLACDTVHPSKLYALKHIICNDSESLDLVMKEIQVMDLLKGHPNVVTLVAHDVFDMGRTKEALLVMEFCEKSLVSAMESRGSGYYEEEKALLIFRDVCNAVFTMHGQSPPIAHRDMKAENVLLGFDGAWKICDFGSTSTNHKCFNKPEEMGIEEDIIRKHTTPAYRPPEMWDLYRREVISEKVDIWALGCLLYRICYFKSAFDGESKLQVLNGNYRIPEQPKYSTAVTGLIKDMLEASPNARPDITQVWFRVNELLPLELQKNLPDGPSSAISMSLHDENAYKRTHVMPRRNPPPPPREQSNSSLSHGSSKAGDAPLGAFWAQHAQGSQAADNRNPLFDEEPITPSLSSKHNQSSVDTSIIIPGDRHGHSGHVSRISKAPSNSVSNNGFTGVSDTNLFMGTQSSVKIKAQQPQPKPKCEKEFNSFVADFDTNNLHTGTTAAGKASELEQEVSGLKEQLKKTTLEKAEMTAKYEKLSAICRSQRQEIQELKRTLAETTPPPLNKVSSRTQEFQRKEKVEGTVWELEQGMLASNSSLPSSEAKTWQAFPEPKAQARPKVDHATNVRQSVTKNTNSGPSPDVWGFSADNFRTSSSSSSSAAQINRTTAQGSSSQRFGTGAAKKVGQPSGWAGF; this comes from the exons ATGTGGAAGCTCAATCCCTTTGGGGGAAAAGTACAGAGTGGGTTAGAAGGCCGCACCATTGATGTTGGAAATGTGAAGATTACAGTACGAAATGTCATTGCACAAGGAGGTTTCTCTTGTGTATATCTTGCATGCGACACAGTACATCCATCAAAGCTGTACGCATTGAAGCACATTATCTGCAATGACTCAGAATCGCTTGACCTTGTCATGAAGGAGATCCAGGTGATGGACCTCCTCAAAGGGCATCCTAATGTGGTCACACTGGTCGCCCATGATGTTTTCGACATGGGCCGTACAAAGGAGGCACTGCTTGTGATGGAGTTCTGTGAGAAGTCCTTGGTGAGCGCAATGGAGAGTAGAGGCAGTGGTTActatgaggaggagaaggcactTTTGATTTTCCGAGATGTCTGTAATGCTGTTTTTACTATGCATGGACAGTCACCACCAATTGCACATAG GGATATGAAAGCTGAAAATGTTCTTCTTGGATTTGACGGCGCATGGAAAATATGTGATTTTGGAAGCACATCAACAAATCATAAATGCTTTAACAAACCAGAAGAGATGGGCATTGAGGAAGATATCATAAGGAAACATACAACCCCAGCCTACAGGCCCCCAGAG ATGTGGGATCTCTACAGAAGAGAAGTAATTAGCGAGAAAGTCGACATTTGG GCCTTGGGGTGCCTTCTCTATAGAATATGCTACTTCAAGTCTGCATTTGATGGAGAATCCAAGTTGCAGGTACTCAATGGCAATTATCGTATCCCTGAGCAACCCAAGTATAGCACTGCTGTCACAGGGTTGATCAAAGATATGCTGGAAGCCTCTCCAAATGCCAGACCAGATATCACACAG GTCTGGTTTCGTGTTAATGAGCTACTGCCGCTTGAGTTACAGAAAAACTTACCTGATGGACCTTCATCAGCCATTTCCATGAGTTTGCATGACGAAA ATGCCTACAAAAGAACACATGTGATGCCTAGAAGGaaccctcctccgcctccgagAGAGCAATCTAATAGTTCCCTGTCTCATGGAAGCTCAAAGGCAGGAGATGCACCTCTAGGTGCATTTTGGGCACAACATGCACAGGGTTCTCAAGCTGCAGATAACAGGAATCCTTTGTTTGATGAGGAGCCAATTACACCATCTCTATCATCAAAGCATAACCAAAGCAGCGTGGACACCAGCATCATTATCCCTGGAGATAGGCACGGTCATTCTGGTCATGTGTCACGAATAAGTAAAGCGCCAAGTAACTCTGTATCCAATAATGGATTTACAGGTGTCTCTGACACAAATTTGTTCATGGGGACACAAAGTTCTGTGAAAATTAAAGCACAGCAACCTCAACCCAAGCCAAAATGTGAGAAAGAATTCAACAGCTTTGTTGCAGACTTTGACACAAACAATCTCCACACTGGGACTACTGCAGCTGGTAAGGCATCTGAACTTGAACAAGAAGTTTCCGGTCTGAAGGAGCAGTTGAAGAAAACCACATTGGAGAAGGCCGAGATGACGGCCAAGTACGAAAAGCTGTCTGCAATCTGCCGATCTCAGCGCCAGGAGATTCAAGAGCTGAAACGCACTCTTGCCGAGACGACACCACCTCCATTGAACAAAGTCAGCTCGAGGACACAAGAGTTTCAG CGAAAGGAAAAGGTCGAAGGAACGGTGTGGGAGCTTGAACAAGGAATGCTTGCAAGCAACTCTTCATTACCCAGCTCTGaggccaaaacatggcaggcaTTCCCTGAGCCAAAAGCTCAGGCCCGTCCAAAGGTCGATCATGCAACCAATGTAAGGCAAAGCGTAACAAAGAACACAAACTCAGGTCCTTCCCCAGATGTGTGGGGTTTCAGTGCTGATAATTTcagaacatcatcatcatcatcaagctctgCTGCACAGATCAACAGGACTACTGCTCAGGGGAGTTCCTCCCAGAGGTTCGGCACTGGGGCAGCGAAGAAAGTAGGGCAGCCATCTGGATGGGCTGGTTTTTAA